In Zingiber officinale cultivar Zhangliang chromosome 11B, Zo_v1.1, whole genome shotgun sequence, a single window of DNA contains:
- the LOC122034323 gene encoding putative protein TIC 214 N-terminal part, whose translation MIFQSFLLGNLLSSCIKIMNSVVLVGLYYGFLTTFSIGPSYLFLLRAWGMEGETEEEVATTTDFIMGQLLMFILIYYAPLHLALGRSHTITVLVLSYLLFHFFWNNHKNFFYYGSTTKNSMRNLSIQCVFLNNLIFQLFNHFILPSSTLARLVNIYLFRCNNKMLFVTNSFIGYIFFIKWVRLVLFWIRSMERCL comes from the coding sequence ATGATTTTTCAATCTTTTCTACTAGGTAATTTATTATCTTCATGCATAAAGATAATGAATTCAGTCGTTTTGGTCGGACTCTATTATGGATTTCTGACTACGTTTTCCATAGGGCCCTCTTATCTCTTTCTTCTTCGAGCTTGGGGTATGGAAGGAGAAACCGAGGAGGAGGTAGCAACAACAACTGATTTTATTATGGGACAGCTCTTGATGTTCATATTGATCTATTATGCGCCTCTGCATCTAGCATTGGGTAGATCTCATACAATAACTGTCCTAGTTCTATCCTATCTTTTGTTTCATTTCTTCTGGAACAATCACAAAAACTTTTTTTATTATGGGTCTACTACCAAAAATTCAATGCGTAATCTCAGCATTCAATGTGTATTCCTGAATAATCTAATTTTTCAATTATTCAACCATTTTATCTTACCAAGTTCAACGTTAGCCAGATTAGTCAACATTTATTTGTTTCGATGCAACAACAAGATGTTATTTGTAACAAATAGTTTTATTGgttatattttctttataaaatggGTTAGATTGGTATTATTTTGGATACGAAGTATGGAAAGGTGTCTATAA
- the LOC122035213 gene encoding E3 ubiquitin-protein ligase RGLG5-like, translated as MGAKSSAEGRSRETRTSTPYRGTEHAEPPYSAHEWDPHSSHHPYRSHHRHSHFHSLHEFHPVAFPSESSHFRLFPPAGYPSVPPNNTVRNQRRRSNSPTGGKRPKLEHRYSRIADGFTSLNQVTEELAKSGLESSNLIVGIDFTKSNEWTGKNSFHGCSLHHIGTTKNPYEQAISIIGLTLSKFDEDNLIPCFGFGDASTHDQDVFSFYPGNRPCQGFEEALDRYREIAPFVRLAGPTSFAPIIEMAMTIVEQSVGQYHVLLIIADGQVTRSVDTETGRLSPQEQKTVDAMVKASKYPLSIILVGVGDGPWDMMHEFDDNIPSRSFDNFQFVNFTEIMSKDAPESRKEMEFALAALMEIPLQYRATLDLGILGQHANTSPRRVALPPPAAVPNSAPIGSQSFHSSPDSMQSFSSSSDSTTPALTVSVASTSSDTVCPVCLANLKNMAFGCGHQICRECGPLLSSCPICRRAVETRINLY; from the exons ATGGGGGCTAAAAGCTCAGCCGAAGGGAGAAGCCGGGAAACAAGGACTTCCACTCCTTACCGTGGAACAGAACACGCTGAGCCGCCCTACTCAGCACATGAATGGGATCCCCATAGCAGTCATCATCCCTATCGCAGTCATCACCGCCACAGCCATTTTCATTCTCTGCATGAGTTCCATCCCGTGGCATTCCCTTCCGAGTCGTCCCACTTCCGGTTGTTTCCACCGGCAGGCTACCCATCGGTGCCTCCAAATAACACAGTCCGCAATCAGAGGAGGAGGAGCAATTCTCCAACCGGTGGAAAGAGGCCCAAGTTGGAACACAGGTACTCAAGGATAGCCGATGGCTTCACTTCCTTGAACCAG GTAACTGAGGAGCTGGCAAAATCTGGGCTTGAGTCATCAAACCTCATTGTAGGAATTGACTTCACGAAAAGTAATGAGTGGACAG GTAAGAATTCATTCCATGGCTGCAGCTTGCACCACATAGGAACTACTAAAAATCCTTATGAACAAGCAATCTCCATTATTGGACTGACCTTGTCAAAATTCGACGAAGATAACTTAATCCCATGCTTTGGTTTCGGAGATG CATCTACCCATGACCAAGATGTATTTAGCTTCTACCCAGGGAATAGACCATGTCAGGGTTTTGAGGAAGCTTTAGATCGGTATCGAGAAATTGCTCCATTTGTGCGATTAGCTG GACCAACATCTTTTGCACCAATTATTGAAATGGCCATGACCATTGTGGAGCAGAGTGTAGGGCAATACCATGTTCTATTAATAATTGCTGATGGGCAG GTAACAAGAAGTGTAGATACTGAAACTGGTCGATTAAGCCCCCAAGAACAGAAGACAGTTGATGCTATGGTCAAAGCTAG CAAATATCCCTTATCCATTATTTTAGTTGGAGTTGGAGACGGACCATGGGACATGATGCATGAATTTGATGACAACATACCTTCTAGATCTTTCGATAATTTCCAG TTTGTGAATTTCACAGAAATTATGTCCAAGGATGCACCAGAAAGTCGTAAAGAGATGGAGTTTGCTCTTGCAGCACTTATGGAAATACCTTTGCAGTACAGAGCAACATTGGATCTTGGGATTTTAGG TCAGCATGCCAATACATCACCAAGAAGAGTGGCccttcctcctcctgctgctgttccCAATTCAGCACCAATTGGCTCACAATCTTTTCATTCCTCACCTGATTCTATGCAAAGCTTCTCATCTTCTTCTGATAGTACAACTCCAGCTCTAACAGTGTCAGTTGCAAGTACCTCTTCAGACACG GTTTGCCCGGTTTGTCTTGCCAACCTCAAAAACATGGCATTTGGCTGTGGGCATCAG ATATGTCGTGAATGTGGGCCACTTCTCAGCTCCTGCCCCATTTGCCGTAGAGCAGTTGAGACAAGAATAAATCTGTATTGA